A stretch of Sphingomonas sp. JUb134 DNA encodes these proteins:
- a CDS encoding SDR family oxidoreductase — MSRAPLRVVITGASSGIGAATAVAFARQGARLVLGARGTAGLDDIALRCRGAGGTADAVPVDVTDARAVADFAAEARERLGGIDLWFSCVGVGVLGKFQDVPLADHQRVIEANLLSHMNEAHAVLPIFLAQDRGTWVNMISIGGFFATPFAAAYSASKFGLRGFSQALRGELSKNPRIHICDVYPTFVDTPAIGHAGNYTGARLAMPPGSLAPETVAKAVVRLARHPRNTTVLGAPALALKLGQFAVPNLSAAMMNGFMERWSRKAERGEDGSGTLFDPPSEPSGIDGGQRNPEQRRAAAAAAGATALGVAAIGAWLWRRRR; from the coding sequence ATGAGCCGCGCGCCCCTTCGCGTCGTCATCACCGGGGCATCGAGCGGCATCGGCGCCGCGACTGCGGTCGCCTTCGCACGCCAGGGCGCTCGGCTGGTGCTCGGCGCGCGGGGCACAGCCGGGTTGGACGACATCGCCCTGCGCTGCCGCGGCGCGGGCGGCACGGCCGATGCCGTTCCCGTCGACGTGACCGACGCGCGCGCAGTCGCGGACTTCGCAGCGGAAGCGCGGGAGCGGCTGGGCGGCATAGACCTCTGGTTCAGCTGCGTGGGCGTGGGCGTGCTCGGCAAGTTCCAGGACGTTCCCCTCGCCGACCACCAGAGGGTGATCGAGGCGAACCTGCTCAGCCACATGAACGAGGCGCACGCGGTCCTGCCGATCTTCCTGGCGCAGGATCGCGGCACCTGGGTCAACATGATCTCGATCGGCGGCTTCTTTGCGACGCCGTTCGCGGCCGCCTATTCGGCGAGCAAGTTCGGGTTGCGGGGCTTCAGCCAGGCGCTGCGCGGCGAGCTTTCGAAGAACCCGCGGATCCACATCTGCGACGTATATCCGACGTTCGTCGACACGCCCGCGATCGGGCACGCGGGCAACTATACGGGCGCCCGACTTGCGATGCCGCCCGGGTCACTGGCACCGGAGACCGTCGCAAAAGCGGTGGTCCGGCTTGCACGGCACCCCCGCAACACCACCGTGCTGGGCGCGCCCGCACTTGCCCTGAAACTCGGCCAGTTCGCAGTGCCGAACCTGAGCGCGGCGATGATGAACGGCTTCATGGAGCGCTGGTCTCGCAAGGCCGAGCGCGGCGAGGACGGCAGCGGCACGCTGTTCGATCCGCCCAGCGAGCCCAGCGGCATCGATGGCGGCCAGCGAAATCCCGAGCAGCGGCGTGCCGCAGCGGCCGCGGCCGGAGCAACCGCGCTCGGCGTGGCGGCGATCGGCGCATGGCTGTGGCGGCGGAGGCGCTAA
- a CDS encoding cupin domain-containing protein, producing MAIFNKDMVDLATKNSFWQKEVYRDRKVQIVLMSIPAGEEIGTETHPADQTTFIVSGEAQVVVDGHSTKAGKNHMVVVPKGSEHNIINKGSGDLKLFSVYAPPAEPEGAAFKTKEEAEEAEKGLLAKAAEKVKEAVGR from the coding sequence ATGGCGATCTTCAACAAGGACATGGTGGACCTCGCGACCAAGAACAGCTTCTGGCAGAAGGAGGTGTATCGCGACCGCAAGGTGCAGATCGTGCTGATGAGCATCCCGGCGGGCGAGGAGATCGGGACCGAGACTCATCCCGCCGACCAGACGACCTTCATCGTTTCGGGCGAGGCCCAGGTCGTCGTCGATGGTCACTCGACCAAGGCCGGCAAGAACCACATGGTGGTGGTCCCCAAGGGATCGGAGCACAACATCATCAACAAGGGCTCGGGCGACCTGAAGCTCTTCTCGGTCTATGCGCCGCCGGCCGAACCCGAAGGCGCCGCCTTCAAGACCAAGGAAGAGGCGGAGGAGGCGGAGAAGGGCCTGCTCGCCAAGGCGGCCGAGAAGGTGAAGGAGGCGGTCGGCCGATGA
- a CDS encoding MFS transporter — MVTLFPQAHVSDAEREHGLRLLVREAALSGGTAALTTGVILTAFALHLGASNTMVGVLASAPFLAQLLQLPAILLVERLRTRKRIAVVTSLIGRAMLAVMAVTAFFSGTVPLLLFLAAQLVVCGLGAIGTCAWNAWLRDLAPEDRLGRVFAKRTAWLTAISLILGLAAALALHLTPAGSLSRNLVFAGMFTIGCVTGLISARVVAAMPEPEMPVTDGPVRLKRLLTQPFRDRNFARLLGFVASWQFAINLATPFFTVFIVRQLRFEVSFVMVLSVVSQVANLLALRSWGVLSDRFANKLVMAVCAPAYIFAIVAMIGASQFENRTLVAAWLVALHMLMGAAIAGVTLTSTNIALKLSPKGSATAYVAANAMVTAVAAGLAPILGGLLADFFARRELELLLRWSGPSGTLSLPLILTNWDFYFLIAGLLGLYAIHRLSLVAEHGEIERREMVNQLLSETRRGIRNISSVAGLRAATDLPASLLRDARLRRRLRRARARRDEARAARRSVPRGATEAVAGARRVIQVTSSRPEPVFWSFAGTAPCLRGLRG; from the coding sequence ATGGTAACGCTCTTTCCCCAAGCGCATGTCAGCGACGCCGAGCGCGAGCACGGCCTCCGCCTGCTGGTGCGCGAAGCGGCGTTGTCCGGCGGTACCGCCGCGCTCACCACCGGCGTCATCCTCACCGCCTTCGCGCTGCACCTGGGTGCTTCGAACACGATGGTCGGGGTGCTCGCGAGTGCGCCGTTCCTCGCGCAGCTCCTGCAGCTTCCAGCCATCCTGCTGGTGGAGCGCCTGCGCACGCGCAAGCGGATCGCGGTCGTTACCAGCCTGATCGGCCGCGCGATGTTGGCGGTGATGGCGGTCACCGCCTTTTTCAGCGGAACGGTGCCGCTGTTGCTGTTCCTCGCCGCGCAGCTGGTCGTATGCGGGCTGGGTGCGATCGGGACCTGTGCCTGGAACGCCTGGCTCCGCGACCTGGCGCCGGAGGACCGGCTGGGGCGGGTGTTCGCGAAGCGTACGGCGTGGCTCACCGCCATCAGCCTCATCCTCGGCCTCGCCGCGGCGCTCGCGCTGCATCTGACGCCTGCCGGATCGCTGTCGCGCAACCTGGTCTTCGCCGGCATGTTCACGATCGGCTGCGTGACCGGGCTGATCAGCGCGCGCGTGGTCGCGGCCATGCCGGAGCCGGAAATGCCCGTCACCGACGGGCCGGTCCGTCTCAAGCGCCTGCTTACCCAGCCGTTCCGCGACCGGAACTTCGCCCGGCTGCTGGGCTTCGTCGCCAGCTGGCAGTTCGCGATCAACCTCGCCACGCCCTTCTTCACCGTCTTCATCGTTCGCCAGCTCCGCTTCGAAGTCAGCTTCGTGATGGTGCTGAGCGTGGTGAGCCAGGTGGCGAACCTGCTGGCGCTGCGATCCTGGGGCGTGCTCAGCGACCGCTTCGCCAACAAGTTGGTGATGGCCGTATGTGCGCCGGCCTATATCTTCGCCATCGTCGCCATGATCGGCGCGTCGCAGTTCGAGAACCGGACGCTGGTCGCCGCGTGGCTGGTGGCGCTGCACATGCTGATGGGTGCCGCCATCGCCGGCGTGACGCTCACTTCGACCAACATCGCGCTCAAGCTGTCCCCAAAGGGGAGCGCCACCGCCTATGTAGCGGCAAATGCGATGGTGACGGCAGTTGCTGCCGGCCTCGCGCCCATCCTCGGCGGCCTGCTCGCGGACTTCTTTGCCCGGCGGGAGCTCGAGCTGCTGCTCCGCTGGAGCGGCCCGAGCGGGACGCTGAGCCTGCCGCTCATCCTCACCAACTGGGACTTCTACTTCCTGATCGCGGGCCTGCTGGGCCTCTACGCGATCCACCGGCTCTCGCTGGTGGCGGAACATGGCGAGATCGAACGGCGCGAGATGGTGAACCAGCTGCTGTCGGAAACCCGGCGTGGCATCCGCAACATCTCCAGCGTTGCCGGACTGCGCGCGGCCACCGATCTGCCGGCGTCGCTGCTGCGCGACGCGCGACTGCGGCGGCGGCTCCGCCGCGCCCGGGCGAGGCGCGACGAGGCGCGCGCCGCCCGGCGAAGCGTCCCGCGCGGGGCGACGGAGGCAGTCGCCGGAGCCCGCAGAGTAATCCAGGTTACTTCAAGCCGGCCTGAACCGGTTTTTTGGTCCTTCGCGGGAACAGCGCCTTGCCTTCGGGGCTTGAGAGGCTGA
- a CDS encoding catalase family protein: protein MLTAMAYVRYTPEVEAIPPDEDETIDAIIAAMGKGGEVTCRRYGRYVRVSHAKSHALLRGELHVRDDLPPELAQGLFAKPGRYSVVVRMAQVPGELLDDRRVSTPRGLAIKVLGVGGEKLAGHDADTQDFVLDTGTVFNAPTARAFLAAISATETATALPQAVKAAVSTAARVTNRALNAVGLNSANLDFYGHPRLHPLAEPYFSQCALRYGDFVAKLGFFPDGDTMAAVRARGIDFHDPDALRTAMIAWFTENAAEFDVRVQLCTDLERMPVEDASVDWPQEESPYRSVARLVLPPQPAWNAVRHTFVDEQLLFCPSHSLAAHRPLGSIMRARLRAYEVLGNRRRATNGCPLEEPKDLMAMPQEIPSAAALATSARKGAPVPSSAGVLVVGALAALVGAAWFRSRKDEAALRERTAERLRTPTGVN, encoded by the coding sequence GTGCTGACCGCGATGGCCTATGTCCGCTACACGCCCGAGGTCGAAGCGATCCCGCCCGACGAGGACGAGACGATCGACGCGATCATCGCGGCGATGGGGAAGGGCGGGGAGGTAACCTGCCGCCGCTACGGCCGCTACGTCCGCGTCTCCCACGCGAAATCCCACGCACTGTTGCGGGGCGAGCTGCATGTACGCGACGATCTGCCCCCGGAGCTTGCCCAGGGCCTGTTCGCGAAACCGGGGCGCTATTCCGTGGTGGTGCGCATGGCGCAGGTGCCTGGCGAACTGCTGGACGATCGCCGTGTCTCCACGCCGCGCGGGCTTGCGATCAAGGTCCTGGGCGTCGGGGGCGAGAAGCTGGCAGGACATGATGCCGACACGCAGGACTTCGTGCTCGACACCGGCACCGTCTTCAACGCGCCCACCGCCCGCGCCTTTCTCGCCGCCATCAGCGCCACCGAAACCGCGACTGCGCTGCCGCAGGCGGTCAAGGCCGCCGTCTCGACTGCCGCCCGAGTGACCAATCGGGCGCTGAACGCGGTGGGGCTCAACAGCGCCAACCTCGACTTCTACGGCCATCCACGGCTTCACCCGCTCGCGGAGCCCTACTTCAGCCAATGTGCGCTCCGGTACGGTGACTTTGTCGCCAAGCTCGGCTTCTTCCCCGACGGCGACACGATGGCGGCGGTGCGGGCGAGGGGCATCGACTTCCACGATCCCGATGCGCTTCGGACGGCGATGATCGCCTGGTTCACCGAGAATGCGGCAGAGTTCGACGTCCGGGTGCAGCTGTGCACCGATCTGGAGCGGATGCCGGTGGAGGACGCCAGCGTCGACTGGCCGCAGGAAGAAAGCCCCTATCGTTCCGTCGCCCGTCTCGTGCTGCCGCCGCAGCCCGCCTGGAACGCGGTGCGCCATACCTTTGTCGACGAGCAACTGCTGTTCTGTCCGTCCCACAGCCTGGCCGCGCATCGGCCGCTCGGCAGCATCATGCGCGCGCGGTTGCGTGCCTATGAAGTGCTGGGCAACCGGCGCCGCGCCACCAACGGCTGTCCACTAGAGGAGCCCAAGGATCTGATGGCCATGCCCCAGGAAATCCCGAGCGCCGCGGCGCTCGCGACTTCGGCCCGCAAGGGCGCACCTGTCCCCTCATCCGCCGGGGTTCTGGTGGTCGGCGCCTTGGCGGCGCTGGTCGGTGCGGCTTGGTTCCGCAGCCGCAAGGATGAGGCAGCGCTTCGCGAGCGGACCGCCGAACGTCTTCGTACTCCAACCGGGGTGAACTGA